One region of Carassius carassius chromosome 41, fCarCar2.1, whole genome shotgun sequence genomic DNA includes:
- the LOC132122845 gene encoding uncharacterized protein LOC132122845 isoform X2 — MSEAIMGRKCLFSWCKSANGLHMFPRDAARARLWLRAVGWPSTTDTSRLYVCSKHFSRESFENWRMVDFGLVDYQCKLRLAIDAVPSPEDFSILSEASTSSACIQLPLSRDVSCQTDPLETHTVGTQLSLKTLPPHFRSEDLATGVQANVSCKDFGVGTSNADPLCLSSTPLKRPRLDLDEQLKDDALAHSSLEEALKGQDSTSDPADSITASLDSTLKSENSSTPTHNSKKYIVYESCIMELFNVCPVCTRACDVRTQRLGTFLSVKQWCPRCTFTRHWSSQPVIGSVPSGNLHLSAAVYLSGASFIQIEKVFKAMKLQFFRYETFQRHARAFIEPAVIHHWKATQDVNLQSLSQEEKVIVCCDMRADSPGHSGKYGSYATMDLRTNTVVDIQLVQSNEVGGSCHMEKGLKRSLALLESRGVNLDCIVTDRHQRVQKFLRERNITHYYDVWHMAKGISKKLEAISKQKDCEKLKKWMKSIINHIYWTAASSTSEPEMIAKWTTILNHVRDVHTHEDPLYPKCEHAIRKTTDKSKWLQADTLAFYKLEKLLTNKRTLKDVAKLSPHHQTSSLEAFRAVILRFAPKNVVFPFIGMLCRLYLAAMHYNENVDRPRAETAEGVPLFKISFPKSRKEECRVKPQKTQPTFGYVADMMDLIFEKVFVNPVPFTDALLAIPVPEDL, encoded by the exons ATGAGTGAGGCAATCATGGGACGCAAGTGTTTGTTTTCGTGGTGCAAAAGTGCGAATGGTTTGCATATGTTTCCCCGCGATGCTGCTAGGGCTAGACTCTGGCTGCGGGCGGTTGGTTGGCCATCAACCACGGACACATCTAGATTATATGtgtgcagcaaacatttttcgaGAGAGAGCTTCGAGAATTGGAGAATGGTGGACTTTGGCCTTGTTGACTACCAATGCAAGTTGCGTCTTGCGATTGATGCGGTGCCAAGTCCCGAGGACTTTTCTATCCTTTCAGAG GCCAGCACATCAAGTGCTTGTATTCAGCTGCCTCTCTCAAGGGATGTTTCCTGCCAGACAGACCCCCTGGAAACACATACTGTAGGCACACAGCTGTCCTTAAAGACTCTGCCGCCCCACTTTAGAAGTGAAG ACTTGGCCACAGGTGTCCAGGCAAATGTCTCCTGCAAAGATTTTGGTGTTGGGACGTCCAATGCAGACCCTTTGTGCCTGTCATCCACACCTTTGAAGAGACCTCGTCTAGACCTCGATGAACAGCTGAAGGATGATGCATTGGCGCACAGCTCTTTAGAGGAAGCTTTAAAGGGACAGGATTCCACTTCTGATCCCGCTGACTCCATCACAGCTTCGTTAGACTCTACACTTAAGTC AGAAAATTCATCCACTCCCACCCACAACAGCAAAAAGTACATAGTGTACGAGAGCTGCATCATGGAGTTGTTTAATGTATGTCCAGTCTGCACCCGGGCATGTGATGTGAGGACCCAAAGGCTGGGGACATTCCTGTCTGTGAAGCAGTGGTGTCCCCGCTGCACATTTACAAGACACTGGAGTAGCCAGCCTGTCATTGGGAGCGTGCCGTCTGGAAATCTGCACCTTTCTGCCGCCGTGTACCTGAGTGGTGCATCTTTCATACAAATCGAAAAG GTCTTCAAGGCAATGAAGCTACAGTTTTTTAGGTATGAAACGTTTCAACGACATGCCAGAGCTTTCATTGAACCGGCAGTTATTCACCACTGGAAAGCCACACAGGATGTGAATCTGCAGTCGCTGAGTCAGGAGGAAAAAGTGATAGTTTGTTGTGACATGAGAGCTGACTCTCCAG gtCACTCTGGAAAGTATGGCAGTTATGCAACGATGGATCTCCGTACTAACACTGTTGTGGATATTCAGCTGGTTCAG AGCAACGAGGTTGGTGGTAGCTGCCACATGGAAAAAGGCCTGAAAAGGAGTCTAGCATTACTGGAGTCGCGTGGCGTCAATCTTGATTGCATCGTCACTGATCGTCATCAACGAGTACAGAAGTTCCTCAGAGAGAGAAACATAACCCATTACTACGATGTCTGGCACATGGCAAAAG GAATTTCCAAGAAACTGGAAGCAATCAGTAAGCAGAAAGACTGTGAGAAACTCAAGAAGTggatgaaaagcatcatcaaccACATATACTGGACTGCAGCTAGCTCAACCTCCGAACCAGAGATGATTGCAAAGTGGACCACGATCCTGAACCATGTTCGAGATGTCCATACACATGAGGATCCTCTTTACCCCAAGTGCGAGCATGCGATCCGCAAGACAACTGACAAGAGTAAATGGCTCCAAGCAG ATACTCTAGCTTTCTACAAGTTGGAGAAGTTGCTGACAAATAAAAGAACGCTGAAGGATGTTGCAAAACTGAGCCCCCACCACCAAACTTCATCTTTAGAGGCTTTCCGTGCCGTCATCCTTCGTTTTGCCCCAAAGAATGTTGTCTTTCCCTTTATTGGGATGTTGTGCAG ACTATACCTGGCTGCTATGCATTATAATGAAAATGTGGACCGACCACGGGCCGAAACGGCGGAAGGTGTACCTCTCTTTAAAATCTCATTTCCAAAGTCTAGGAAGGAAGAGTGCAGAGTTAAACCTCAAAAGACACAGCCGACCTTTG GTTATGTTGCTGACATGATGGACCTAATTTTTGAGAAAGTCTTCGTTAACCCTGTGCCATTCACCGATGCGCTGTTGGCCATCCCTGTCCCAGAGGACCTATGA
- the dhx40 gene encoding probable ATP-dependent RNA helicase DHX40 isoform X1: MKLQEVKNTAEQRWEVIHGTRTAIDMSKAEKSRETEHSVSRKLPIYQHKDKLIQAVKENTFLIVTGETGCGKTTQLPQYLFKAGLCRNGRIGVTQPRRVAAITVAQRVCHEMGVRLGEEVGYQVRFDDCSTKDTMIKYMTDGCMLREILADPSLSQYSIVILDEAHERSLNTDVLLGLLKKTLSKRSRGHNPPFKVVVMSATLETEKLSSFYENCPVFTIPGRTYPVKEKFCNLIGPKDKDSSVYVKEVVKTALDVHTNEAAGDILVFLTGQSEIEKACDLLFDKAEILDYRYDVHDQTVEGLLILPLYGSMPTDQQRQIFQPPPKGVRKCVVATNIAATSLTIDGIRYIVDSGFVKQLNHNSNVGLDILEVVPISKCEAQQRAGRAGRTSAGKCFRIYSKDFWDTCMPEYTIPEIQRTSLTSVILTLKCLGIHDVIRFPYLDSPEERFILTALKQLYQYDAIDRRGDVTRLGRLMVEFPLPPNLTRALLKAAALGCEDVMLPVAAMLSVENIFIRPGKPEGQKEAEIRHKEIAACAGSSNDFLMLLCVFEKCRASDNPSAWCKEHWIHWRAVKSAFSVETQLREILLRLKQQNDFPHETFEGSRSELLRQCLCLGYFTNVARRSIGKSFCTMDGHGSSVLIHPSSCLFGQELHLDWIIFHDVLVTSRVYVRTVCPIRYEWVQDLLPKLHKIDVYELSSVAREEVTDEEMAQWEKKEAAKRQSEATEDAAKKLEKRNDESSITEARARYLERKQHRLQRKGT; the protein is encoded by the exons ATGAAATTGCAAGAGGTGAAAAATACAGCTGAGCAACGTTGGGAAGTGATACACGGCACACGAACGGCCATAGACATGTCAAAAGCAGAGAAGAGCAGAGAAACCGAGCACAGTGTATCAAGAAAGTTACCTATTTATCAGCACAAAGACAAACTCATTCAGGCAGTGAAGGAAAACACCTTCTTGATCGTAACGGGTGAAACTGGCTGCGGAAAGACCACTCAGCTGCCTCAGTACTTGTTTAAAGCAG GTCTTTGCAGGAATGGTAGGATCGGTGTGACTCAGCCCAGGAGGGTTGCAGCCATCACTGTTGCCCAGAGGGTGTGCCATGAGATGGGGGTCCGGCTGGGTGAGGAGGTGGGGTACCAAGTGCGTTTCGACGACTGCTCAACAAAG GACACTATGATTAAATACATGACAGATGGCTGTATGCTGAGGGAGATTCTTGCAGACCCCAGTTTATCACAGTACAGCATTGTGATCCTGGATGAAGCCCATGAGAGGAGCCTGAATACA GATGTCTTGCTTGGGTTACTCAAGAAAACTCTGTCAAAAAGGTCCCGTGGTCATAACCCCCCCTTCAAAGTGGTTGTGATGTCAGCAACATTAGAAACGGAAAAGCTCAGCTCTTTTTATGAGAACTGTCCAGTATTCACGATTCCTGGGCGTACATATCCAGTCAAGGAGAAATTCTGTAATCTTATTGGCCCAAAAGACAAAGATAGTTCTGTCTATGTCAAAGAG GTGGTAAAGACGGCTTTAGATGTGCACACAAATGAAGCAGCCGGTGATATTTTGGTCTTCCTGACAG GGCAGTCTGAAATCGAGAAAGCCTGTGATCTGCTCTTTGATAAGGCTGAGATCTTAGACTATCGTTATGATGTCCATGACCAAACTGTTGAAGGGCTTCTTATCCTGCCTTTATATGGGTCCATGCCAACAG atcagCAAAGGCAAATATTCCAGCCTCCACCAAAAggtgtgagaaagtgtgtggtagCGACGAATATTGCTGCAACTTCACTCACAATTGATGGAATCAG ATATATCGTTGACAGTGGATTTGTGAAACAACTGAATCACAACTCAAATGTTGGTTTGGATATTTTGGAAGTGGTACCTATATCAAA GTGCGAGGCTCAGCAGAGAGCAGGCAGGGCTGGACGAACCTCTGCAGGAAAATGCTTCAGGATTTATAGTAAAGACTTCTGGGACACATGCATGCCAGAGTACACCATTCCAGAGATCCAGCGGACCAGTCTAACGTCTGTCATTCTCACGCTGAAATGTCTCGGTATCCATGATGTGATTAG ATTTCCTTACCTGGACAGTCCAGAGGAACGGTTTATCCTGACCGCTCTGAAACAGCTGTATCAGTATGATGCTATTGACCG GAGGGGTGACGTGACCAGGCTGGGGAGGTTGATGGTGGAGTTTCCTCTTCCTCCTAATCTTACTCGTGCTTTGCTCAAAGCTGCCGCTCTCGGCTGTGAAGACGTCATGCTGCCTGTGGCCGCCATGCTCTCAGTAGAGAACATCTTCATTCGACCAG GTAAACCAGAAGGACAAAAGGAAGCAGAGATCAGACACAAAGAAATAGCAGCTTGTGCTGGCAGCTCCAATGATTTTCTCATGCTGCTCTGTGTGTTTGAGAAGTGCAGAGCGAG TGACAATCCATCGGCCTGGTGCAAAGAGCACTGGATCCACTGGCGCGCAGTGAAGTCAGCCTTCAGCGTTGAGACTCAACTGAGAGAGATTCTCCTACGCCTAAAGCAA CAGAACGACTTTCCACACGAGACGTTTGAAGGCAGCCGGAGTGAACTGCTGCGGCAGTGCCTTTGCCTGGGTTATTTCACCAATGTAGCCAGGAG ATCTATTGGGAAATCTTTTTGCACCATGGATGGACATGGGTCCAGCGTTCTCATTCACCCCTCATCATGT CTCTTTGGTCAAGAATTGCATCTGGATTGGATCATCTTCCATGATGTCTTGGTCACCTCACGGGTGTACGTGAGAACAGTTTGTCCCATCCGTTACGAGTGGGTGCAGGACCTGTTGCCGAAACTGCATAAAATCGACGTCTATGAGCTGAGCAGTGTCGCTAGGGAAGAAGTAACCGATGAAGAGATGGCCCAGTGGGAGAAGAAGGAGGCAGCAAAAAGacaatcag AAGCCACAGAGGATGCAGCAAAGAAGTTGGAAAAGAGAAACGATGAAAGCTCAATCACAGAAGCTCGTGCTCGCTACTTGGAGCGAAAACAGCATCGGCTACAAAGAAAGGGCACATGA
- the LOC132122845 gene encoding uncharacterized protein LOC132122845 isoform X3, whose translation MVRRCSVAGCNSTAGLHSFPADLKIRRQWLHALGLEDREFPPRAGVCKLHFTRDCFSNAMQVEMGFSTQLVLKSNAVPYANVTPPARTSPPQRRLEASTSSACIQLPLSRDVSCQTDPLETHTVGTQLSLKTLPPHFRSEGVQANVSCKDFGVGTSNADPLCLSSTPLKRPRLDLDEQLKDDALAHSSLEEALKGQDSTSDPADSITASLDSTLKSENSSTPTHNSKKYIVYESCIMELFNVCPVCTRACDVRTQRLGTFLSVKQWCPRCTFTRHWSSQPVIGSVPSGNLHLSAAVYLSGASFIQIEKVFKAMKLQFFRYETFQRHARAFIEPAVIHHWKATQDVNLQSLSQEEKVIVCCDMRADSPGHSGKYGSYATMDLRTNTVVDIQLVQSNEVGGSCHMEKGLKRSLALLESRGVNLDCIVTDRHQRVQKFLRERNITHYYDVWHMAKGISKKLEAISKQKDCEKLKKWMKSIINHIYWTAASSTSEPEMIAKWTTILNHVRDVHTHEDPLYPKCEHAIRKTTDKSKWLQADTLAFYKLEKLLTNKRTLKDVAKLSPHHQTSSLEAFRAVILRFAPKNVVFPFIGMLCRLYLAAMHYNENVDRPRAETAEGVPLFKISFPKSRKEECRVKPQKTQPTFGYVADMMDLIFEKVFVNPVPFTDALLAIPVPEDL comes from the exons atggtacgtaggtgtagtgttgctggttgcaacagcactgctggactgcatagttttccagcagacttgaaaattaggcgccagtggttgcatgcactcggcctggaagaccgcgagttcccgcctagagctggagtgtgcaaactgcattttacgcgggattgcttctccaacgcaatgcaggtggaaatgggcttctccacacagctcgtgcTGAAAAGCAACGCAGTGCCTTACGCTAACGTTACTCCTCCTGCAAGGACTTCACCACCGCAGCGGCGCCTTGAG GCCAGCACATCAAGTGCTTGTATTCAGCTGCCTCTCTCAAGGGATGTTTCCTGCCAGACAGACCCCCTGGAAACACATACTGTAGGCACACAGCTGTCCTTAAAGACTCTGCCGCCCCACTTTAGAAGTGAAG GTGTCCAGGCAAATGTCTCCTGCAAAGATTTTGGTGTTGGGACGTCCAATGCAGACCCTTTGTGCCTGTCATCCACACCTTTGAAGAGACCTCGTCTAGACCTCGATGAACAGCTGAAGGATGATGCATTGGCGCACAGCTCTTTAGAGGAAGCTTTAAAGGGACAGGATTCCACTTCTGATCCCGCTGACTCCATCACAGCTTCGTTAGACTCTACACTTAAGTC AGAAAATTCATCCACTCCCACCCACAACAGCAAAAAGTACATAGTGTACGAGAGCTGCATCATGGAGTTGTTTAATGTATGTCCAGTCTGCACCCGGGCATGTGATGTGAGGACCCAAAGGCTGGGGACATTCCTGTCTGTGAAGCAGTGGTGTCCCCGCTGCACATTTACAAGACACTGGAGTAGCCAGCCTGTCATTGGGAGCGTGCCGTCTGGAAATCTGCACCTTTCTGCCGCCGTGTACCTGAGTGGTGCATCTTTCATACAAATCGAAAAG GTCTTCAAGGCAATGAAGCTACAGTTTTTTAGGTATGAAACGTTTCAACGACATGCCAGAGCTTTCATTGAACCGGCAGTTATTCACCACTGGAAAGCCACACAGGATGTGAATCTGCAGTCGCTGAGTCAGGAGGAAAAAGTGATAGTTTGTTGTGACATGAGAGCTGACTCTCCAG gtCACTCTGGAAAGTATGGCAGTTATGCAACGATGGATCTCCGTACTAACACTGTTGTGGATATTCAGCTGGTTCAG AGCAACGAGGTTGGTGGTAGCTGCCACATGGAAAAAGGCCTGAAAAGGAGTCTAGCATTACTGGAGTCGCGTGGCGTCAATCTTGATTGCATCGTCACTGATCGTCATCAACGAGTACAGAAGTTCCTCAGAGAGAGAAACATAACCCATTACTACGATGTCTGGCACATGGCAAAAG GAATTTCCAAGAAACTGGAAGCAATCAGTAAGCAGAAAGACTGTGAGAAACTCAAGAAGTggatgaaaagcatcatcaaccACATATACTGGACTGCAGCTAGCTCAACCTCCGAACCAGAGATGATTGCAAAGTGGACCACGATCCTGAACCATGTTCGAGATGTCCATACACATGAGGATCCTCTTTACCCCAAGTGCGAGCATGCGATCCGCAAGACAACTGACAAGAGTAAATGGCTCCAAGCAG ATACTCTAGCTTTCTACAAGTTGGAGAAGTTGCTGACAAATAAAAGAACGCTGAAGGATGTTGCAAAACTGAGCCCCCACCACCAAACTTCATCTTTAGAGGCTTTCCGTGCCGTCATCCTTCGTTTTGCCCCAAAGAATGTTGTCTTTCCCTTTATTGGGATGTTGTGCAG ACTATACCTGGCTGCTATGCATTATAATGAAAATGTGGACCGACCACGGGCCGAAACGGCGGAAGGTGTACCTCTCTTTAAAATCTCATTTCCAAAGTCTAGGAAGGAAGAGTGCAGAGTTAAACCTCAAAAGACACAGCCGACCTTTG GTTATGTTGCTGACATGATGGACCTAATTTTTGAGAAAGTCTTCGTTAACCCTGTGCCATTCACCGATGCGCTGTTGGCCATCCCTGTCCCAGAGGACCTATGA
- the dhx40 gene encoding probable ATP-dependent RNA helicase DHX40 isoform X2 gives MKLQEVKNTAEQRWEVIHGTRTAIDMSKAEKSRETEHSVSRKLPIYQHKDKLIQAVKENTFLIVTGETGCGKTTQLPQYLFKAGLCRNGRIGVTQPRRVAAITVAQRVCHEMGVRLGEEVGYQVRFDDCSTKDTMIKYMTDGCMLREILADPSLSQYSIVILDEAHERSLNTDVLLGLLKKTLSKRSRGHNPPFKVVVMSATLETEKLSSFYENCPVFTIPGRTYPVKEKFCNLIGPKDKDSSVYVKEVVKTALDVHTNEAAGDILVFLTGQSEIEKACDLLFDKAEILDYRYDVHDQTVEGLLILPLYGSMPTDQQRQIFQPPPKGVRKCVVATNIAATSLTIDGIRYIVDSGFVKQLNHNSNVGLDILEVVPISKCEAQQRAGRAGRTSAGKCFRIYSKDFWDTCMPEYTIPEIQRTSLTSVILTLKCLGIHDVIRFPYLDSPEERFILTALKQLYQYDAIDRRGDVTRLGRLMVEFPLPPNLTRALLKAAALGCEDVMLPVAAMLSVENIFIRPGKPEGQKEAEIRHKEIAACAGSSNDFLMLLCVFEKCRASDNPSAWCKEHWIHWRAVKSAFSVETQLREILLRLKQNDFPHETFEGSRSELLRQCLCLGYFTNVARRSIGKSFCTMDGHGSSVLIHPSSCLFGQELHLDWIIFHDVLVTSRVYVRTVCPIRYEWVQDLLPKLHKIDVYELSSVAREEVTDEEMAQWEKKEAAKRQSEATEDAAKKLEKRNDESSITEARARYLERKQHRLQRKGT, from the exons ATGAAATTGCAAGAGGTGAAAAATACAGCTGAGCAACGTTGGGAAGTGATACACGGCACACGAACGGCCATAGACATGTCAAAAGCAGAGAAGAGCAGAGAAACCGAGCACAGTGTATCAAGAAAGTTACCTATTTATCAGCACAAAGACAAACTCATTCAGGCAGTGAAGGAAAACACCTTCTTGATCGTAACGGGTGAAACTGGCTGCGGAAAGACCACTCAGCTGCCTCAGTACTTGTTTAAAGCAG GTCTTTGCAGGAATGGTAGGATCGGTGTGACTCAGCCCAGGAGGGTTGCAGCCATCACTGTTGCCCAGAGGGTGTGCCATGAGATGGGGGTCCGGCTGGGTGAGGAGGTGGGGTACCAAGTGCGTTTCGACGACTGCTCAACAAAG GACACTATGATTAAATACATGACAGATGGCTGTATGCTGAGGGAGATTCTTGCAGACCCCAGTTTATCACAGTACAGCATTGTGATCCTGGATGAAGCCCATGAGAGGAGCCTGAATACA GATGTCTTGCTTGGGTTACTCAAGAAAACTCTGTCAAAAAGGTCCCGTGGTCATAACCCCCCCTTCAAAGTGGTTGTGATGTCAGCAACATTAGAAACGGAAAAGCTCAGCTCTTTTTATGAGAACTGTCCAGTATTCACGATTCCTGGGCGTACATATCCAGTCAAGGAGAAATTCTGTAATCTTATTGGCCCAAAAGACAAAGATAGTTCTGTCTATGTCAAAGAG GTGGTAAAGACGGCTTTAGATGTGCACACAAATGAAGCAGCCGGTGATATTTTGGTCTTCCTGACAG GGCAGTCTGAAATCGAGAAAGCCTGTGATCTGCTCTTTGATAAGGCTGAGATCTTAGACTATCGTTATGATGTCCATGACCAAACTGTTGAAGGGCTTCTTATCCTGCCTTTATATGGGTCCATGCCAACAG atcagCAAAGGCAAATATTCCAGCCTCCACCAAAAggtgtgagaaagtgtgtggtagCGACGAATATTGCTGCAACTTCACTCACAATTGATGGAATCAG ATATATCGTTGACAGTGGATTTGTGAAACAACTGAATCACAACTCAAATGTTGGTTTGGATATTTTGGAAGTGGTACCTATATCAAA GTGCGAGGCTCAGCAGAGAGCAGGCAGGGCTGGACGAACCTCTGCAGGAAAATGCTTCAGGATTTATAGTAAAGACTTCTGGGACACATGCATGCCAGAGTACACCATTCCAGAGATCCAGCGGACCAGTCTAACGTCTGTCATTCTCACGCTGAAATGTCTCGGTATCCATGATGTGATTAG ATTTCCTTACCTGGACAGTCCAGAGGAACGGTTTATCCTGACCGCTCTGAAACAGCTGTATCAGTATGATGCTATTGACCG GAGGGGTGACGTGACCAGGCTGGGGAGGTTGATGGTGGAGTTTCCTCTTCCTCCTAATCTTACTCGTGCTTTGCTCAAAGCTGCCGCTCTCGGCTGTGAAGACGTCATGCTGCCTGTGGCCGCCATGCTCTCAGTAGAGAACATCTTCATTCGACCAG GTAAACCAGAAGGACAAAAGGAAGCAGAGATCAGACACAAAGAAATAGCAGCTTGTGCTGGCAGCTCCAATGATTTTCTCATGCTGCTCTGTGTGTTTGAGAAGTGCAGAGCGAG TGACAATCCATCGGCCTGGTGCAAAGAGCACTGGATCCACTGGCGCGCAGTGAAGTCAGCCTTCAGCGTTGAGACTCAACTGAGAGAGATTCTCCTACGCCTAAAGCAA AACGACTTTCCACACGAGACGTTTGAAGGCAGCCGGAGTGAACTGCTGCGGCAGTGCCTTTGCCTGGGTTATTTCACCAATGTAGCCAGGAG ATCTATTGGGAAATCTTTTTGCACCATGGATGGACATGGGTCCAGCGTTCTCATTCACCCCTCATCATGT CTCTTTGGTCAAGAATTGCATCTGGATTGGATCATCTTCCATGATGTCTTGGTCACCTCACGGGTGTACGTGAGAACAGTTTGTCCCATCCGTTACGAGTGGGTGCAGGACCTGTTGCCGAAACTGCATAAAATCGACGTCTATGAGCTGAGCAGTGTCGCTAGGGAAGAAGTAACCGATGAAGAGATGGCCCAGTGGGAGAAGAAGGAGGCAGCAAAAAGacaatcag AAGCCACAGAGGATGCAGCAAAGAAGTTGGAAAAGAGAAACGATGAAAGCTCAATCACAGAAGCTCGTGCTCGCTACTTGGAGCGAAAACAGCATCGGCTACAAAGAAAGGGCACATGA
- the LOC132122845 gene encoding uncharacterized protein LOC132122845 isoform X1: MVRRCSVAGCNSTAGLHSFPADLKIRRQWLHALGLEDREFPPRAGVCKLHFTRDCFSNAMQVEMGFSTQLVLKSNAVPYANVTPPARTSPPQRRLEASTSSACIQLPLSRDVSCQTDPLETHTVGTQLSLKTLPPHFRSEDLATGVQANVSCKDFGVGTSNADPLCLSSTPLKRPRLDLDEQLKDDALAHSSLEEALKGQDSTSDPADSITASLDSTLKSENSSTPTHNSKKYIVYESCIMELFNVCPVCTRACDVRTQRLGTFLSVKQWCPRCTFTRHWSSQPVIGSVPSGNLHLSAAVYLSGASFIQIEKVFKAMKLQFFRYETFQRHARAFIEPAVIHHWKATQDVNLQSLSQEEKVIVCCDMRADSPGHSGKYGSYATMDLRTNTVVDIQLVQSNEVGGSCHMEKGLKRSLALLESRGVNLDCIVTDRHQRVQKFLRERNITHYYDVWHMAKGISKKLEAISKQKDCEKLKKWMKSIINHIYWTAASSTSEPEMIAKWTTILNHVRDVHTHEDPLYPKCEHAIRKTTDKSKWLQADTLAFYKLEKLLTNKRTLKDVAKLSPHHQTSSLEAFRAVILRFAPKNVVFPFIGMLCRLYLAAMHYNENVDRPRAETAEGVPLFKISFPKSRKEECRVKPQKTQPTFGYVADMMDLIFEKVFVNPVPFTDALLAIPVPEDL, translated from the exons atggtacgtaggtgtagtgttgctggttgcaacagcactgctggactgcatagttttccagcagacttgaaaattaggcgccagtggttgcatgcactcggcctggaagaccgcgagttcccgcctagagctggagtgtgcaaactgcattttacgcgggattgcttctccaacgcaatgcaggtggaaatgggcttctccacacagctcgtgcTGAAAAGCAACGCAGTGCCTTACGCTAACGTTACTCCTCCTGCAAGGACTTCACCACCGCAGCGGCGCCTTGAG GCCAGCACATCAAGTGCTTGTATTCAGCTGCCTCTCTCAAGGGATGTTTCCTGCCAGACAGACCCCCTGGAAACACATACTGTAGGCACACAGCTGTCCTTAAAGACTCTGCCGCCCCACTTTAGAAGTGAAG ACTTGGCCACAGGTGTCCAGGCAAATGTCTCCTGCAAAGATTTTGGTGTTGGGACGTCCAATGCAGACCCTTTGTGCCTGTCATCCACACCTTTGAAGAGACCTCGTCTAGACCTCGATGAACAGCTGAAGGATGATGCATTGGCGCACAGCTCTTTAGAGGAAGCTTTAAAGGGACAGGATTCCACTTCTGATCCCGCTGACTCCATCACAGCTTCGTTAGACTCTACACTTAAGTC AGAAAATTCATCCACTCCCACCCACAACAGCAAAAAGTACATAGTGTACGAGAGCTGCATCATGGAGTTGTTTAATGTATGTCCAGTCTGCACCCGGGCATGTGATGTGAGGACCCAAAGGCTGGGGACATTCCTGTCTGTGAAGCAGTGGTGTCCCCGCTGCACATTTACAAGACACTGGAGTAGCCAGCCTGTCATTGGGAGCGTGCCGTCTGGAAATCTGCACCTTTCTGCCGCCGTGTACCTGAGTGGTGCATCTTTCATACAAATCGAAAAG GTCTTCAAGGCAATGAAGCTACAGTTTTTTAGGTATGAAACGTTTCAACGACATGCCAGAGCTTTCATTGAACCGGCAGTTATTCACCACTGGAAAGCCACACAGGATGTGAATCTGCAGTCGCTGAGTCAGGAGGAAAAAGTGATAGTTTGTTGTGACATGAGAGCTGACTCTCCAG gtCACTCTGGAAAGTATGGCAGTTATGCAACGATGGATCTCCGTACTAACACTGTTGTGGATATTCAGCTGGTTCAG AGCAACGAGGTTGGTGGTAGCTGCCACATGGAAAAAGGCCTGAAAAGGAGTCTAGCATTACTGGAGTCGCGTGGCGTCAATCTTGATTGCATCGTCACTGATCGTCATCAACGAGTACAGAAGTTCCTCAGAGAGAGAAACATAACCCATTACTACGATGTCTGGCACATGGCAAAAG GAATTTCCAAGAAACTGGAAGCAATCAGTAAGCAGAAAGACTGTGAGAAACTCAAGAAGTggatgaaaagcatcatcaaccACATATACTGGACTGCAGCTAGCTCAACCTCCGAACCAGAGATGATTGCAAAGTGGACCACGATCCTGAACCATGTTCGAGATGTCCATACACATGAGGATCCTCTTTACCCCAAGTGCGAGCATGCGATCCGCAAGACAACTGACAAGAGTAAATGGCTCCAAGCAG ATACTCTAGCTTTCTACAAGTTGGAGAAGTTGCTGACAAATAAAAGAACGCTGAAGGATGTTGCAAAACTGAGCCCCCACCACCAAACTTCATCTTTAGAGGCTTTCCGTGCCGTCATCCTTCGTTTTGCCCCAAAGAATGTTGTCTTTCCCTTTATTGGGATGTTGTGCAG ACTATACCTGGCTGCTATGCATTATAATGAAAATGTGGACCGACCACGGGCCGAAACGGCGGAAGGTGTACCTCTCTTTAAAATCTCATTTCCAAAGTCTAGGAAGGAAGAGTGCAGAGTTAAACCTCAAAAGACACAGCCGACCTTTG GTTATGTTGCTGACATGATGGACCTAATTTTTGAGAAAGTCTTCGTTAACCCTGTGCCATTCACCGATGCGCTGTTGGCCATCCCTGTCCCAGAGGACCTATGA